ACTGTTCGTAAAAACACAAAGGTGCAATTACGGGCAAACCTTGTTTGGCATTAAAATACATGGCAGTATATAAAAATGGCAATAATTTGTAGCGCCATTCAATTGCTTGGCGACAAAGGTCGGTAAAGGTTGGGCCATACGACCATGGCTCTTGGTCGGCAGTAAGGCTGCGCTGCCGCTCGGCTACGGTATCTTCGTTTACGGCTGCGGCACCATCAACATTAAAACCCATGGTGTGGGTACGCATTACCACATGAAAAATGCTTAACTGCAACCACCGCAAATACAGCAAAGGCGAGGGCTGGTCAACAAAGCCGCCTATATCGCTGCCGCACATCGAAAACCCCGACATGCTAAGCTGTAAACACTGCCTGCAAGCTATGCGCAAATGCTCCCAGGTAGCAATATTATCGCCTGTCCAAACGGCGGCATAACGCTGCCCACCTGCATACGAGGCGCGGGTAAGCACAAAGGGGCGAGTTTGTGGACGCAGTTGTTTTAAACCATTAAAAGTAGCCCTTGCCATTTGCATCCCGTAAATATTATGTGCTTTTTTATGGTTGGTTGTATGCCCGTCGTAATGATGCAACACATTGTTCGGAAAAGTTTTGCGGGCTACCTCAAAAACGGCAGGCTCGTTCATGTCGTTCCAAATGCCGGCTACGCCATTGTCAACCAAACCTTTATACAGTTGCCCCCACCATGCACGGGCTTTAGGGTGCGTAAAATCGGGGAAAACACACTCGGGCGGCCAAACAGGGGCTTTTACTAATTTTCCATCTGGCCGATGGCAAAAAACACCTGCCTCTTTTCCGGATTGATAGACCCAATAAGAAGCATTGGTTCTGATGCCGGGATTAATCATTACAACCGTTTTAAAACCCATGTCTTTCAAGTCCTCAATTAAAGTATCCGGATTTGGAAAATAGTCCTCGTTCCAAGTAAAGCATTTGTATTGTTGCATGTAATCAATATCTAAATAAATGGCATCGCAGGGTATTTGTAACTCCCTAAATGTGCTGGCAATTTGCCTTACTTTGGCTTCGGGGTAATAACTCCATCGGCACTGGTGATAGCCCAAGGCCCAAAGCGGCGGCAATTCGGGGTATCCGGTTAAAAAATGATATTGTTGGCTTACCGTTAACAATTGCGGGCCATAAATAAAATAATAATTCATTTCGCCTCCTCGCGCCGAAAAGCTCATCACTTGGTTATTCTTTCTGTCAAAACTAAACCGGGTTTGATAGGTGTTATCTAAAAAAATGCCATAGCCTAAGCCTTCGGCGGTTAAACCGTAATAAAACGGAACAGCCCGGTATAATGGGTCGGTTGTTTGTGTGTAGGCAAAACTATCGGTACACCAGTTTTCGTAAGCACGGCCACGCAAATTTAACGCGCCCGATTTGTCGCCTAAGCCAAAATAAGCCTCTCCGGATGGTGCTTTTTTTGTTATTTTTATGTTAGTAGTGCCCTTAATTAAACTATGTCTGAGGTAAAACCCCTTTTCATCTTGGTTAATAATTTGAAACGTTTGGGCATCGAGCAGCGTTATTAAAAGCCCTTTTTTTGCAATTCGGCAAATAAGATATTTGGTTTTAAGCTCATAGAAGTCGAGGTGCTCGGTAAAATTTTGCTCGGCGTGCAAATCCGGATGAAATGTTTTGGCAATGGCATACGAAAAATTAGGGTCAAAATCGCCATCAAAACTATATTTGAATTGCAACATCGTTGTGCTTAATACTGTTATAGTTAAGGCAACTTTGTTGTTGCAGTAAATGGTATATTGGTTGCCTTCGGTTTGGTAAAAAACGGCGTTATCGGCAAAAAAACGTTTTACAACATCGGGCTTGCGTTCGTTGGGATTTTCGGGTAATATTGGTGCTGCTAATAATTTAGCCTGATTTTTCTTTTTCGTCATGTTGGCAACATTTAAGTATATGAGTTTTGAACCAGCAAAATTACGGTATGCCTAAAATAAATCCGGATAAAATAGTAGGGCTTTTAAAAATAAAAATGCTTAGAGTCTGTCTAAAAATAAAATGTCATAAAAAAGACCCTGTGTTTAATATATTTGTTTTTGGTGCAAACTTATTGTATTTTTGTATTAACTAATATGAACCTTCTTAAACTATGATAAACATTCGCGACCTTGCCCCTACAATTTTACCCCTTAACTATGATTGGTTAAACGCTTTTTATCAAGCACAAATTAATATTTTTGACACATCAGGAGGGGGCATAATTTATTTTCCGGCAGGTATTTACTACTTTTCACACACCTTGCAAGTGTTTTGCAACTGTATCATAAAAGGCGAAGGACCCCACAGCAGCCAGCTAATTATATCGCCCAATAAATTTTACGACCCCATTAGTGGTGGTAACAACCTACCAATACCCCCCGATGGTATTATTGCCCACGGCACTAACGGAGGCGGCGGAACGTGGCTTACCCTCGGCTCGTCTTTTACTAAAATAGCCCCCCATTGCCGCCGACCCTCAATGATACCTTAAAAACCAATTTACAAAACAAAGTTTTAGACCAAAGCGTGGCTAATATTAATTTTGGGCGAGCCTATTTGCATTTACAAGATATTGAACTTGTTTATAAAACTTTTACCATACCCAATATTAGTAATAATTTCGATACAGGACACGGCATACTAATGCACGCGCCGGCAACAATAGTAAACTGCATAATACAAGGGTTTAATGGCGATGGTATTCATATAGCTGCAGAACAACCCGAAAGTTGTTATATAGACAGCATTTATAGCTATAACGGCGAATATAAACCCGTTATGTGGCACCCATTTAGCGATAAAGTTAGCCCTACCCTAAACAGGGCTTTTAGCTTTGAACAGAACGATTATAACGATCCTACAAAAAACAAAATATTAGTACGCGCTGCCATAGGTACAAACAAAATAGCTTTAATTAATAATGTTTCCGGAATTAGATTTAAAGCCAACCCTCCCGAACCTCTTGGCCTAAATTATAAATTAGTTACAACCAAAACAGACGGTACTGTTATAGAAAAAGTACTTACCGAAGAATTATTTACCGAACCCTTTGAAGTAAACGAAACAACTACCGTACTACAAATTACCGGACTTGAAAATCTATATTTTAAAGAAATTGATATTATAGCAAATGATAACGATAAAACAGTTGCCATAAACTTACATATATACAAAGCCGAATATGCCTACCCGCGCATAGGCACCAACGCAAATGAGTTTCGTATAATGAATACGCAAGTAATTGGCTGCGGCGGGCACGGCGTACACACTTATGGCGGCGATGCCAATGCAGGGCTTTTTTTAAATGTAGTTTGCATAAATAATGGTGGTTATGGCTTCTACGAAAACTCAACCTTAGGCAATATGTATTGTGGCTGCCATGCCTCGGGCAATGGCGCAAATAGTAAGTACCAAGGACTAAACGCCAATTATGTTATGGTTGATACCAATGCAAACATAGCCGCACTAAACAACCACAATGTAGTTTTAAACGCTACCGCTGGCCAAGATGGCATTATACACAACCGAGGCAACTGGCTATGGGGCAGCCCTGTTAGAAACCCCCTGCCCGCGCCAAATATAGCATCTAAATTTGAAAGTTACCCCGTAATACTAAACCAACCCAACGAAGAAAACCCACATGCCGAATTTTTGCAAATTGTAGGCGGGCTATCCTTTATAAATAGAAAATCAAACAACGAACAAGCTAATTTATCTTTTCCGGCGGGCTATGGAAATGGGGTATTATCTTTTTACATAAATGGCCCCAGCCCCGACGAACCCGATACAAATAAACTTCATTCGAGATACTTTTTAAACTACGATAGTAATAATGGAAACTATGCAATAGAGTCAGAATCAACAAATTACAAGGCATTGCAATTAACAAGTTTTTATAATAAAAAACTTTTACTACCCGGATACCCCTATTTGCACAGGTACTATTTAGGTAGCGAAAACCAAAAAGTACTGTTGGCAGTTAGTAGTAATAACCCACAACAAATTTTTGAAACTATAAGAGACTGTCTAAAAATTAAAAATTGGCATGCCAGTCCTAAAAATTGATAGGAAAAAAGTTATTAAAAGAGATGTGAATAAAAGACTATCAGTTTGACGTTTAAATAATAATTCATAGCTTTATGAAAATCAAACACATAAAGTAAAATGAAAACCTACCCAAGCAGTCTCACCGATAGTCAATGGAGTGCAATATTAGGCATTTTAGACGACAAACGGAAACGAAAACACAGTTTAAGAGAAATTTTTAATGCGCTGTTCTATTTGCTTAAAACTGGCTGTCAATGGCGCATGCTGCCGTTCCATTTTCCGTCATGGAAGCTTGTTTACTACTATTTTACCAAGTGGAAGAAGGATGGGACGATAGAACTCATCCATGAAATACTCAGGGATAAGACTCGAAAGCAAGCAGGCAGGGCTTCATCGCCAAGTGTTGGTATAATTGATAGCCAGAGCGTAAAGACAACAAGCGTCGGAGGCTTGTGCAGAGGGATTGACGGGGGTAAAAAAGTTAAAGGCAGAAAGCGGCATATTATTGTAGATACAATGGGACTACTTTTAGCGGTTGTGGTTCATGCGGCAAATGAGCATGACAGTAAATCAGCCCCAATGGTTATAGCTGACCTCAGAGGCAGGTTTTGCAGATTGGTAAAGATAGTAGCTGATGGCGGGTATAGAGGCGAGTTAATTGAAAATACCCGCAAAACGTTTGGGTGGGTGGTTGAGGTTGTAAGTAGATCGAATACAGCCTCGAAATTCGAAGTATTGCCAAAAAGATGGATTGTTGAAAGAACTTTTGCATGGCTCGAAAGCTATCGAAGATTGAGTAAAGACTTTGAGTTCCAAACCGAAACGAGCCAGACAATGATCCAACTTGCCATGATAAAATTGATGCTTAATAGAATTAGAAAATAAAATTTAGACAGGCTCTAAAAAATAAAAGCTTCACTGAAATAAACGATTATTTTGAATTTCATATTTGCGTCGATTTTTTAGAATATCTCAAAACGGGCGATATAGTGTTCAATAATTTTACAGATGTAAAAAATTGCTTAGGTTGGGTTTGTATTTCGGCAGAAATAGAATTTAACAAAGATAAACTCGATGAAAGTAAGGTATTAGCGTTTTTATGGCAACCCTTTGGCGAAATAGAAGATTTTTAACCTTTAAAATAATTTATCATTAAAATTAGTTTAATAGTAGTATTTGTTTTTTTCTTAAATATTACAGTTTGCGCACAAGGTTGGGTTAGAGGTTTAGCACCTTATCTAAAGAGCGACTCTTATAGCTATTGTGAGGATTTTTGCGTATTAAATGAAGATAGTATTATAGCCTTAATTGAGTATGATTTTTTTTTAGATAAAAAAAACACAAGTATTGTTAAGTTTGCCAAAACTGGTTTGCCAGAAATATTAATTGAATTGACTGAAGGAAACTACAATTACCTTTTTCCTGTCCAAGATGATTGCTATTTTATTGTTGATGGGTATCTTTCTTTCAATTTTTCATACAATATAAATATTATATATGTTGACTTAAAAACTAAAACGGTAAAATGGGAGGCAACTATCGATACTGTTGACAAATTTTATAAACCTGTTTTTTTGCCCTACGAAAAAAGCCTTATATTTATTGACCAAAAAAGAATAGAACACTACGATTTTATCCCTTTTGAAACAGAAGATATTCGTTTGACGAAAATAGACACCAACGGCACTATTGTATTCGATAAACTTATTCATCCTTTGTTAGATATTGAAAACTATAATTATGGCTATGATTATTTTATATTTGATGCAACAATAAGCAGTAATGGCGAGCTAATTGTAAGTGGGCATGATGGCAATTCGTGGTGGGACTTTCCGAGGATCGTTATTATTGGTTTTGACACCAACGGCAACCCTAAATGGTTTAATGGCTACAAGGGGTTAGCAGAAGCTACGTCATTTAATTATAGTTTTGGACAAGCTATTGATAATGCCAATGGTGGTGTTTGTCTTTTAGTTGATCCTGTTGATTCTAACCCTTGGGTGTATAATATTGATGCCAAAGGTGATACAATTTGGACAGATGTAATTGCTCCGGAAAAAAATGATGACTACTCATTTTATTATACAGATATTATTTCAAGAGATAAAAATGATATACTTATTGCTGGATTAAAATCCAATTATGATTTAGATATATCACACAGTATTATAATAAAATACAATAAACATTATTTAAACAGTCAAAAAAGTGTTTATGAGCATCCAACATTTTTGAGATTTAGGCGGTTGCACAAAATTGTAGATGGTTTTATTACTTGGGGTGTTAATCCTGATTTTGAACAATATTTACCCTACCTCATTAAATTTGACACAGCGTTAAATTGCGCACCCAAAGCCAATTTTAACGCTACCCCAATTTTAAATACCTATGGCGTAGCCTTTAACGCCATATCATCGGGCGGAGATATTAGCTATTTATGGTCGTTTGGCGATGGTTTTGGCTCTATACTACCCAACCCCACCCACCAATACGCCGCCGAAAGCACTTATGCCGTGAGTATGGTTGCCATGAACCTTTGCGGCGCCGACACTTTTACCACTCAAATTTATGTTGATTTTACCAATACACAACAATTTCCGGATAATAACCTAAGCAACAACGATGGCTTTATGGTTTATCCAAATCCGGTTACGGGAGGGCAGCAAATTTATCTTCAATACCCTGTTAATATTATCACCTATACAAATACAAATATAAAATTTACCCTCTATAATATATTGGGGCAGCAAATTGCCACCCACTCTATAAACCCCACCAACAACAACCCCATTGCCCTACCCCTGCCCGCCCTGCCTAACGGCGTTTATTGGTACCGCATTACCACCGCCAACACAACCGAAAATCAGCTACAAACGGGTAGTGTGGTGGTCTGGTAAATATTTTAACCCTAATTTTATTTTTTAACAACTTTTAATAAAAATGTTATGATTAATATTATCGAATTTGCACAAAACAATTATGTTGTATCGCTTTTTAATGGATTATCTTTAAATCAACTTCAAAGGTTATAGCTGAAAACAGCGGCAGGTTTTGCAGATTGCTAAAAATAATAGCCGATGGCGGATATAGCGGCGAGTTGATTGAAAATACCCGGAAAACGTTTGGATGGGTGGTTGAGGTTGTAAACAGACCGGATACAGCCTCGAAATTCGAAGTGCTGCCAAAAAAAAGATGAATTGTTGAAAGAACTTTTGCCTGGTTCGAAAGCTATCGAAGATTGAGTAAAGGCTTTGAGTTCCAAACCGAAACGAGCCAAGCAATGATACAATTTGCCATGATAAAATTGATGCTTAATAGAATTAGAAAATAAAATTTAGGCAGCCTCTAAATATTTGCGTTGAGTTTGCAAAAAACTTGTTTTCATTTCTAATTACTGTTAATTTTATGCCTTCAAAATTTGGTTTGCTTAAGTTTTTAAATTTATATGCCCAATACAGTTCAACAACCTAAGATAGATGCAGAGTCGAATGCTCTTGAAGTTTATTTTTCCCCATTCAGGCGCAATACTATTGGCTCTAATGCCACCTTCGACTCGCCGTATGGTTTGCAGCGAGTTGTTTATGCCGACTGGATTGCCAGCGGCAGGTTATATGCCCCCATTGAGCAAAAATTAGCTAACCAATTTGGACCATGGGTGGCCAATACCCATACCGAAACGACTTATACCGGCACCACCATGACCCACGCCTACCACGAGGCACAACATATTATAAAAAAACACGTAAACGCCAGTGAAAGCGACGTAATGATTGCCACCGGCAGTGGTATGACGGGGGTAGTAAATAAGTTTCAGCGCATTTTGGGCTTAAAACTATCCGAAAAATTGGCCCCCTATTTGCAATTGCCCCACAATTACGAAAAACCTATTGTGTTTGTAACTCACATGGAGCACCACTCAAACCATACCTCGTGGATAGAAACCATAGCCGATGTTGAGTGCATTAAGCCCGATGAAAATGGATTAGTTGACTTAAACCATTTTGAAACCCTTTTGAAAACTTATCAAAATCGTAAAACAAAAATTGCGGCTGTTACCTCGTGTAGCAACGTAACGGGGGTGTTTTCGCCATACTACGAGATAGCGCGAATGGTGCACCGCGCGGGTGGCTATTGTTTTGTTGATTTTGCCTGCTCGGCCCCTTATGTAAATATAGATATGCACCCCGCCAACGATGACGAAGCCTATTTAGATGCTATTTATTTTTCGCCCCATAAATTTTTGGGCGGTCCAGGCACGCCGGGCGTATTGATATTTAATTCGGCATTATACAACAACCGGGTTCCCGACCAGCCCGGCGGCGGTACAGTTAACTGGACAAATCCCTGGGGCGAACATAGCTATATTAGTGATATTGAAGCGCGCGAAGACGGCGGTACCCCCGGATTTTTGCAGACCATAAAGGCGGCATTAGCTATTAAATTAAAAGAACAAATGCAGGTCGATAAAATATTACAACGGGAACACGAATTAATTGATAAAATTTTTTCCGGATTTGCCCCATGTAAAAATCTGCATCTTTTAGCGCCGCATATACAAAACCGCTTGGGGGCTATTTCCTTTTATATTGACAATATGCACTATAACTTAGGCGTAAAACTGTTGAACGATAAGTTTGGTATTCAAGTGCGTGGGGGCTGCTCGTGTGCAGGCACGTATGGCCATTACTTACTGAATGTTGACCAAGACACTTCGCATAATATTACCTGTAAAATTGATGCCGGCGATTTAACAGCCAAACCCGGATGGATACGTTTATCCATTCATCCAACCATGACAGATGCCGATATTAATTATATAATTGCGGCAGTTGCCGAATTATGCATCGAGCATCAAAATTGGGGTAAAGCGTATAACTATAATGTTAAAACCAACGAGTTTTATCATCAAAATCATACAATTGGCAGCCTCAGAAGCCAAGTAAAAAGTTGGTTCGAAATGGATGCAGTGTAATAACTTAATTTAGGCTGCAAATATATTAAGCTACTTTGCTAAGTTTACAAGCATAAACCCAAGCCGGGGGTAAATTAAGTGCCGAAAAATATAATTTTACGGCGTTAAACTGTTGTTTAAATTTGTTGCGTAAAAATGGCGAGTAACTTAAATGGATAAAAGTTCCATCGCTGTTTTTTAAGGTCTGCTCTACGGCTTTCATAATGGTTTCACTTACTGCCTCGGGCAGTACAACCAATGGCACCGACGAAATAATATAATCAACTTTTTCAATATTATTTGCATGAAGATATTGCGTTAAATGCTCGGCGCTATCGTTTATTAAATGTAATCTTTCGTCTTGAATTGTTGAATTTAGCATGGTACAAAAATTCTCATTTACTTCAAACGAAAAAAGTTGACTGTCGGGGTGCATCCGGTTTAATAATTCTTTGGTTATGCATCCATTTCCGGCACCTAACTCAATAATTACCTGTTTAGGCTTAAAAACTACTGGTTCTAACATTTTGTTGACCAAAAATTTAGAGCTAAAAGTTACGGTACCAACTGTTTTTAAACTTTTGGTTGCTTCGACAAAATATTTGAATGCCTGCATAGGAAAACGTAAGCAAATGTTAAAAAAAATGCAATAAAATAAGAATATTACGAACGAGGGTGCAAATTTCAGCATTTTAAGTTGTATTTTTCGCAATTATTTACAATAAAATTTCTAAACCCAACTATTTTACGCATTGGCCGAAATAAATTTATCGTTAGAGGGTATTAACCCAATTGAATTTTTTGGAATTGATAATGCCAAATTTAATTATATCCGGAATGCTTTTCCCAAACTTAAAATTGTTACCAGAGGTACAACTATTAAAGCAATTGGCAACGAAAATGATATAAAACTTTTTTCAGAGAAAGTAGAAATAGTAAGTAATTTTTTGGAACGATATGGTTCAGTTACCGAAAAACATATCGAAGAACTATTAGCCGGATTAGAACCTGTTGATGTACCTAAAGGCATTGATAATATAATTATGTACGGGCCTTATGGCAATTTAATCAGGGCTAAAACTCCAAATCAGGTGCGCATGGTAAAATCTGCCGAAGATAACGACATAGTGTTTGCCATTGGCCCCGCGGGCACCGGGAAAACCTATACAGCCGTAGCCTTGGCTGTTAAAGCACTTAAAAATAATTTAGTAAAACGCATCGTTTTAACACGCCCCGCTGTTGAAGCTGGCGAAAGCCTTGGTTTTTTGCCGGGCGACCTTAAAGATAAGGTTGACCCCTACTTGCGCCCACTTTACGATGCATTAGACGATATGTTGCCAGTAAATAAGCTAAACTATTTTATGCAAAATCGTATTATCGAAATTGCACCACTTGCCTATATGCGTGGCCGTACTATTGACAACGCCTTTATTATTTTAGACGAAGCCCAAAATGCCACCAACTTGCAAATAAAAATGTTTTTAACTCGTATTGGACCATCGGCAAAATGTATTATAACCGGCGACCTTACACAAATTGACCTGCCGCGAAACCAAAAAAGTGGTTTGCAAAGAGCCTTAAACATCTTACAAAACATTGACGGCATTGCAACCATTTATTTAGACAAAGAAGATGTAATACGCCATAAACTTGTAAAACGCATTATTGCCGCCTATAGTCATGCCGACGAAGCCGACGAGATAAAAAACACCACCCCCACACAACAAGTACTAATTACCGAATAAATAAACGCCAACCATCCGGGATACTTACATTTGTACCAACTAATTTTTTAATTTGCTGAGATAATCTTTGGGCTACTTACTTTGTTCGAAGCGTTGGCAATATAGGGCAAAAATATAAATTTGGCCGGATGAAGTAAACAATAAACGTACAAACAGCGTTTTAATGCTTAATTATGCCAATTTGTCAGTAAATATTAGGTAATTAGCCCAAAAAACAGTAATTTTGAGCGTTAATTACTTAACTATACAAACTATATAGCCCATTTAAACGCATTGGCCAGCTTTACCAATTTTTGTAGTTGCCTAATGCTATTTAATTGTTATGTACAACGATACCCACACCTTAGACATCGAAACCTTAGCAGCCAATTTGCACCAAAATCACCACAACACACCCTTGCCTGAAGACAGGCAGGGCGAGGTTTTGGATAATTTTGAAACCCAACAGCTGCCCAATAATTTTAACGGCAAACTATATTATATTGAAAGTTATGGCTGCCAAATGAATTTTAGCGATAGCGAAATTGTTGCCTCTATATTACAAAACGAAGGGTTTGGCAATACCCGCAACTTTGAAGAAGCTGACCTGATTTTTCTAAATACCTGCTCAATACGCGATAAAGCCGAACAGCGAATTCGCGCGCGTTTGCAAGCCCTGAACGCCGTGAAAAAACAACGCCCCAGCACCTTAGTTGGTATTTTGGGCTGTATGGCCGAACGCTTGAAAAATGACCTTTTAGAGCAAGAACGTATTGTTGATATGGTTGTAGGCCCCGACTCTTACCGCGACCTTCCGCGTTTGGTAAACAATGCCGACGAAGGGCAACGTGCGGTAAACGTAATCTTATCGCGCGAAGAAACCTATGCCGATATTAGCCCCGTGCGCTTAAACCAAAATGGCGTTACCGCCTTTGTTTCTATTATGCGAGGCTGCGACAATATGTGCTCGTTTTGTGTGGTGCCTTTTACCCGTGGCCGCGAGCGCAGCCGAAATGCCTACTCAATTATTGCCGAAACACATGACTTAGTACAACGCGGCTACAAAGAAGTTACCCTTTTAGGGCAAAATGTGGACTCGTACAAATGGGAAAACCCCGACACCAAAGAAATAGTAAACTTTGCCAACCTGCTCGAAATGGTAGCCTTAATTGACCCCCAACTTCGAGTGCGTTTTAGCACCTCGCACCCCAAAGATATTACCAACGAAGTGCTGCAAACCATAGCAAAACACCAAAATATATGTAATTACATCCATTTGCCAGTCCAGTCGGGCAGTAGCAATATACTGCAAAAAATGAATCGCACCTACAACCGCGAATGGTATTTAAACCGAATTGATGCTATTAGGCAAATTTTACCCGACTGCGCTATCAGTACCGATTTTATTTCCGGATTTTGCTCCGAAACAGAAGAAGATCATGCCGAAACGCTTAGTTTGATGCAAGAAGTACAATACGAAATGGCCTATATGTTTGCCTACAGCGAGCGATCCGGAACTTTAGCTGCCCGCAGGTATCCGGATGATATAAGCCCCGAAGTAAAAAATCGGCGCTTGAATGAAATAATTGCACTGCAAAACAAACACGCTCTTCAACGTAATTTATCCGATGTAGGCAAAATATTTACCGTTTTAATTGAAAAACCCTCCAAACGCTCGGATAGCGACCTTTGTGGCCGCACCGACCAAAATAAAATGGTCGTCTTTCCGGCAGAAAACTATCAACCAGGTCAGTATGTTGAAGTACTGATTGAAAGCGCAACCTCGGCATCGTTAAAAGGAAAGGTCTTAAAACTAAAAAGTTTTGACCAATGAAAAAAGCTTTGCCGATCTAAACACCTAACAAATAAAGTAAAGGGCCAATACGATTAAAAAATAATGGATATTCAATCAATAAAACAGCGGTTTGGCATTGTGGGCAATTCGCCTTCGTTAAGCAATGCCCTAAGCGTAGCCCTTCGTGTAGCCCCAACCGATTTGTCGGTACTTATTTTAGGCGAAAGCGGCGTGGGGAAAGAAGTTTTTTCGCAAATCATTCATAATGTAAGTCCCCGAAAGCATAACCCCTTTATAGCCGTAAACTGCGGCGCAATTCCCGAAGGCACCATAGACAGCGAATTGTTTGGCCATGAAAAGGGGGCATTTACCAGCGCTCACGAAAAACGCAATGGCTATTTTGAAGTTTGTAACTCGGGCACTATTTTTTTAGACGAGATAGGCGAAATGCCCCTTGGAACGCAATCGCGGCTGCTGCGTGTACTCGAAACAGGCGAGTTTATAAAAGTAGGCTCATCAAAAGTGCAACATACCAATGTGCGGGTTATTGCGGCTACCAATGTAAACCTTATTGAAGCAGTGCGCAATGGTAAGTTTCGCGAAGATTTGTACTACCGATTAAATACTGTACCCATTGAAATACCGCCCCTACGCGAACGAAAAGAAGATATTTATTTGCTTTTTAGGAAGTTTAGTGTAACATTTGCCGAAAAAAATCGCATCCAACCAATATCTTTAGACGAGGCAGCCCGGGAGGTACTACAAAACTATCATTGGCCTGGCAACGTAAGGGAGCTTAAAAATGTAGCCGAACAAGCCAC
The sequence above is drawn from the Sphingobacteriales bacterium genome and encodes:
- a CDS encoding DUF4968 domain-containing protein, producing the protein MTKKKNQAKLLAAPILPENPNERKPDVVKRFFADNAVFYQTEGNQYTIYCNNKVALTITVLSTTMLQFKYSFDGDFDPNFSYAIAKTFHPDLHAEQNFTEHLDFYELKTKYLICRIAKKGLLITLLDAQTFQIINQDEKGFYLRHSLIKGTTNIKITKKAPSGEAYFGLGDKSGALNLRGRAYENWCTDSFAYTQTTDPLYRAVPFYYGLTAEGLGYGIFLDNTYQTRFSFDRKNNQVMSFSARGGEMNYYFIYGPQLLTVSQQYHFLTGYPELPPLWALGYHQCRWSYYPEAKVRQIASTFRELQIPCDAIYLDIDYMQQYKCFTWNEDYFPNPDTLIEDLKDMGFKTVVMINPGIRTNASYWVYQSGKEAGVFCHRPDGKLVKAPVWPPECVFPDFTHPKARAWWGQLYKGLVDNGVAGIWNDMNEPAVFEVARKTFPNNVLHHYDGHTTNHKKAHNIYGMQMARATFNGLKQLRPQTRPFVLTRASYAGGQRYAAVWTGDNIATWEHLRIACRQCLQLSMSGFSMCGSDIGGFVDQPSPLLYLRWLQLSIFHVVMRTHTMGFNVDGAAAVNEDTVAERQRSLTADQEPWSYGPTFTDLCRQAIEWRYKLLPFLYTAMYFNAKQGLPVIAPLCFYEQFSQKTRHYEHCFVVGQQILTHVATDDKETETVKNENSTVAQFLTLPDELGTWYNFWDGTPLQASGFSLTTSGKPLHQFPFYIKAGSILPLYPVQQYTNQNSIEQLQLNIYLHPQTSTSFLYEDAGEGYAYQQGEYSLQSFTMQYAPPEYLILRQKEGQFMPSYSSIALYIFGFPFENIANLVLFRDDVELVYTVETNNCIKTIINANFNNIKISC
- a CDS encoding IS5 family transposase; translated protein: MKTYPSSLTDSQWSAILGILDDKRKRKHSLREIFNALFYLLKTGCQWRMLPFHFPSWKLVYYYFTKWKKDGTIELIHEILRDKTRKQAGRASSPSVGIIDSQSVKTTSVGGLCRGIDGGKKVKGRKRHIIVDTMGLLLAVVVHAANEHDSKSAPMVIADLRGRFCRLVKIVADGGYRGELIENTRKTFGWVVEVVSRSNTASKFEVLPKRWIVERTFAWLESYRRLSKDFEFQTETSQTMIQLAMIKLMLNRIRK
- a CDS encoding PKD domain-containing protein, whose product is MPEILIELTEGNYNYLFPVQDDCYFIVDGYLSFNFSYNINIIYVDLKTKTVKWEATIDTVDKFYKPVFLPYEKSLIFIDQKRIEHYDFIPFETEDIRLTKIDTNGTIVFDKLIHPLLDIENYNYGYDYFIFDATISSNGELIVSGHDGNSWWDFPRIVIIGFDTNGNPKWFNGYKGLAEATSFNYSFGQAIDNANGGVCLLVDPVDSNPWVYNIDAKGDTIWTDVIAPEKNDDYSFYYTDIISRDKNDILIAGLKSNYDLDISHSIIIKYNKHYLNSQKSVYEHPTFLRFRRLHKIVDGFITWGVNPDFEQYLPYLIKFDTALNCAPKANFNATPILNTYGVAFNAISSGGDISYLWSFGDGFGSILPNPTHQYAAESTYAVSMVAMNLCGADTFTTQIYVDFTNTQQFPDNNLSNNDGFMVYPNPVTGGQQIYLQYPVNIITYTNTNIKFTLYNILGQQIATHSINPTNNNPIALPLPALPNGVYWYRITTANTTENQLQTGSVVVW
- a CDS encoding aminotransferase class V-fold PLP-dependent enzyme, giving the protein MPNTVQQPKIDAESNALEVYFSPFRRNTIGSNATFDSPYGLQRVVYADWIASGRLYAPIEQKLANQFGPWVANTHTETTYTGTTMTHAYHEAQHIIKKHVNASESDVMIATGSGMTGVVNKFQRILGLKLSEKLAPYLQLPHNYEKPIVFVTHMEHHSNHTSWIETIADVECIKPDENGLVDLNHFETLLKTYQNRKTKIAAVTSCSNVTGVFSPYYEIARMVHRAGGYCFVDFACSAPYVNIDMHPANDDEAYLDAIYFSPHKFLGGPGTPGVLIFNSALYNNRVPDQPGGGTVNWTNPWGEHSYISDIEAREDGGTPGFLQTIKAALAIKLKEQMQVDKILQREHELIDKIFSGFAPCKNLHLLAPHIQNRLGAISFYIDNMHYNLGVKLLNDKFGIQVRGGCSCAGTYGHYLLNVDQDTSHNITCKIDAGDLTAKPGWIRLSIHPTMTDADINYIIAAVAELCIEHQNWGKAYNYNVKTNEFYHQNHTIGSLRSQVKSWFEMDAV
- a CDS encoding methyltransferase; translation: MQAFKYFVEATKSLKTVGTVTFSSKFLVNKMLEPVVFKPKQVIIELGAGNGCITKELLNRMHPDSQLFSFEVNENFCTMLNSTIQDERLHLINDSAEHLTQYLHANNIEKVDYIISSVPLVVLPEAVSETIMKAVEQTLKNSDGTFIHLSYSPFLRNKFKQQFNAVKLYFSALNLPPAWVYACKLSKVA